The sequence ATCCTGGGCGCCGGAGCGCCGCCGTCCTCTGCTGCGCCTGGCGAGCGAATTTCGGCAGGAGCTGGGCGACGGCAGCAGTGTCCCCACGGTTTCCATCTTTGGCTATGGCCTGGAGACGCTCACCGGTCTCAGGGTCGAGCGGGATGCGACGGGTGCGTTCGTGTCGGTGGAGGATGTGATCGAAAAAGGGGGCGATGTCACCGTGCCCGAGGCCAGCAGCGTCCTGGCCGGTTCCGAGATTCACCCGGTCGAGCAGGCCCACGGCTCGCTCTATGTCGACCAGGATGTCAAGATGCGTCTCAAGCTCGAACTGACGCGGTAGAGCGGTCATCAGCATGGCAACGCAAGCATTCGGCAAGTACCAGACGACGCAACTCCTGGGGCGCGGGGGCATGGCCGAGGTCTACGCCGGCACACACCCCGACCTGGGCCGCCGCGTGGCGATCAAGGTCATACTGCCGCAGCTGGCCGAATCAGAGGGCTTCGAGGAGCGTTTCCGTCGTGAGGCGCGGCTGGTTGCTTCGCTGCGCCACCCTCACATCGTCCAACTATACGATTTCGACTTCGTCGAGGGGCGGGCGTTCATGGTGATGGAGTATCTGGAAGGCGGCGCTCTGGCGGAACGGCTGCAGGCCGCCCACAGCCGGGGCGAGACTATGCCCTTGGGCGAGGCCGCCCGCATCCTCGATGCCATCGGCGACGCCCTGGACTACGCCCACCGTCAGGGCGTCGTCCATCGCGACATCAAACCCGGCAACATCCTCTTTACCGCCGACAACCAGCCGGTGTTGTCTGATTTCGGCATCGCCCACCTGCAGGCAGGAGCCGCTCGCCTGACTGCCACCGGCGGCATCATCGGCAGCCCGGCCTACATGTCGCCCGAACAAGCCACCGGCCAGGCCGTGGATGCCCGCAGCGACATCTACTCGCTGGGCGTGGTGCTGTTCGAGATGGCGACCGGGCGCGTCCCTTTCCTGGCCGAGACACCGACCGCCGTCCTCCTCCGTCACGTGCAAGAGCCGCCGCCCCCGCCGGCCGACCTGAACCCCAACCTGCCCAAACTAGCGGCCGCCGTCATCCTCAAGGCACTGGCCAAGGATCCGGCCGCTCGTTTCGGCAGCGCCGGCGAACTGGCCAGGGCCTGGCGGGCAGCGCTGCGGGGCGAGGCGCCGGCATCGCAGCCTGCTCCTGACAGCGCCGCCGCTACGCTGGCTGATGGCGATCTGGGCATCATCGCCTCGCCTCCGCCGGAGGCGCCGTCTCCGCCGGAGGCGCCGTCTCCGCCGGAGGCGCCGTCTCCGCCGGAGGCGCCGTCTCCACCGCCTCCGGCGCCCCTGGCCGGCTCAGTCCCTCCGCCCGCAGCCCCCTCTCCTCCCTCGACCGGCCCCGGCTGGCTGACGCGCGTCCTCCAGGCCGCCGACCTGGTGGCGCCCCTGGTCGGCAAAACACCCGGCGAGAACCGCCCGACCGGACGCGACCGCCGCGCCCGCCTGGCGGCGCTGATGGGCGCCATCGCCATCTTCGTTGCCTTCGTCAACTTCGTCAACGACATTTTCGGCCTGATCAACGTCGGCAACCTCCCGCTTGCGCGCCTGGGGCCATTTCTGGTCGCGGCCTTGTTGTTGGTTGGGGCGGGCTTAGCGGTCTACACCTTGCGCTACGCCGCTTCCAGGCGCAGGCGCTTGCAGGCCATGCTTCTCCTGGCCTCGATGATCCTGCTCACCCTGGTTTGGGGCGGATGGACGGCCTACCAACGCCTGCGGCCGGCGAGCGAGTTCCTCGTCACCGTCAACCAATTCGACGGCAGCCAGGCCTCGATCAAACTGGACATCGCCCGCACCATCGCCGAGGGCCTGCAGATCGAGCTGGAGGGCCTGGATGAGACGATCGCCGTCGAACGTACGGCCGAGCCTCTGGCCGGCGATGAGGATGCGCGTCGGCTCGGTCAGCGCCACAAGTCGACCCTTGTGATCTGGGGCTGGTATGACGACAAACGCTTTCGCTCCTTTGTCGAGCTGCTCAAACTCCCCGATCTCCGGCAATCGGCGACGGTCGTGCGAGTGCTCGGCAACACCGTGGCCGGGGCGCTCGCCCCCTCTGGCGCCCCATCCGCGGGCCGGATGGCTGCCATCTCGCACTACACCCGCACCCCCGCCCAGCTTTCTCGCCTCGATTTCGAGCTGGACAACGCCGCGGAGCAGATGACCTACGTCTCCGCCGTCATCCTTGGTCTCGCCATGTTCGGCAATGGGCGCAACGATGTCGCCCTGGCCCTGTTCGACAAATCGCTGGCGAACGCCGATGCCGGGGCGGCGGCTGTCCTCAGCCTGGACAAGGTCTACTTCCATCGGGCAGCGACGCTGATGGCCCTGGGACGGAATCGGGAGGCGGTGGCCGACCTGGAGCAGGCAGTGCAGATCAAGCCCGACCTCTACGAGGCGTACCACAATCTGGCCATTGCCTACGCCCAAACCTGCAGTCCGACCCTCCAACTCGACCGCGCCATCGCCGCCGCCGAGACCGCTGCCCGTCTGCGACCCGACGAAGCCGAGGCGTATCGGCTCCTGGG comes from Caldilineales bacterium and encodes:
- a CDS encoding tetratricopeptide repeat protein; this encodes MATQAFGKYQTTQLLGRGGMAEVYAGTHPDLGRRVAIKVILPQLAESEGFEERFRREARLVASLRHPHIVQLYDFDFVEGRAFMVMEYLEGGALAERLQAAHSRGETMPLGEAARILDAIGDALDYAHRQGVVHRDIKPGNILFTADNQPVLSDFGIAHLQAGAARLTATGGIIGSPAYMSPEQATGQAVDARSDIYSLGVVLFEMATGRVPFLAETPTAVLLRHVQEPPPPPADLNPNLPKLAAAVILKALAKDPAARFGSAGELARAWRAALRGEAPASQPAPDSAAATLADGDLGIIASPPPEAPSPPEAPSPPEAPSPPEAPSPPPPAPLAGSVPPPAAPSPPSTGPGWLTRVLQAADLVAPLVGKTPGENRPTGRDRRARLAALMGAIAIFVAFVNFVNDIFGLINVGNLPLARLGPFLVAALLLVGAGLAVYTLRYAASRRRRLQAMLLLASMILLTLVWGGWTAYQRLRPASEFLVTVNQFDGSQASIKLDIARTIAEGLQIELEGLDETIAVERTAEPLAGDEDARRLGQRHKSTLVIWGWYDDKRFRSFVELLKLPDLRQSATVVRVLGNTVAGALAPSGAPSAGRMAAISHYTRTPAQLSRLDFELDNAAEQMTYVSAVILGLAMFGNGRNDVALALFDKSLANADAGAAAVLSLDKVYFHRAATLMALGRNREAVADLEQAVQIKPDLYEAYHNLAIAYAQTCSPTLQLDRAIAAAETAARLRPDEAEAYRLLGDLYHQAGRNDEAEQSLLAALERQPDDAVAQRMLGDVYTALGQTDAAAKSYDRALALLPASSNGDATSAVQRGDALVSAGRYAEALAAYESARTADPTQTEPLRGLGNAYYWQGEVEKAVAAYKAWAEMAPEDYEAPLLIGLAYANSARPDQAIPALEAASRLAEVKAICDPAPLLVLAGLYWQQNDYDRAISAYQKALAIDPANADVHYILGRTYLLQNRLEEAIAALRQAVALRPDDVQSLEALGQSYLAGAKWDEALAVYQHRAELTPQEASVYLAMGDAYSRLGRLEDAAAAYQRATEIEASANAFTLLGLMKVQLGDTDGAIASYRQALALDPNHAASHQSLGNAYQMQGNPAEAAAEYRTAIALAETAFLQIQLGTVLGRLGRDDEALAALARALELDPQAAEAYNQIGLIYANQGDLARAEAAYRAAIDLDDAVPLYHFGLAQMAYRQCSLSAAVQAQNRAVSLAPDANDYKTFLAALYEAQGRVAEAQTLYDALAQAPDADLFAHNAAGDYLLRQERYEVAAEQFGRLVEGETASALAAYYGHYGLGRVFLRQDKLLPARAEFELALAALPKLAFDPQVAIGDISLREGDVAAALATYEAAAALLPAYQAVNTAETGAWAEVGLEVRRGIVFDRLGEATTAGAARDRALSLAQAAVAAVPRSPLGHLALGLAHQARGEDDLAEQSYAIAAQCDQTLAGVRELIEAYLQTLR